Within the Pradoshia eiseniae genome, the region GGTAAGCTTGCGCACACGCTCATCCTTTTGCCAAACCTCCGTAATTCGCTTTGCGTCCCCAGTTACAACATTCAATACACCTGCGGGAATCCCTGCCCTCTCTGCCAGCTCTGCCAGCTTCAAGGCCGTAAATGGTGTCTCCTCTGAAGGCTTAAGCACCACTGTGCAGCCTGCAGCCAAGGCTGGTCCGACTTTTCGGGTAATCATTGCCGCCGGAAAGTTCCAAGGTGTGATTGCCGCAACTACTCCAACAGGCTGCTTATGGACGAAAATCCGTTTATTAGGATGCGTTGCTGGAATTGTCTCTCCGTATATCCGTTTCCCTTCTTCCGCAAACCAGGTAATAAAGCTATTCGCGTAAGCAATCTCCCCCTTCGCCTCTGCCAAGGGCTTTCCTTGTTCGGTCGTCAATGTTTCAGCCAGTTCATCTGTATGCTCATTGATCAAACGAGCCCATTCAAGTAAAAGGGCCGAACGTTCAGCGGCTGTTCGTTTAGCCCATGCTTTGCCAGCTTCATAGGCTGCCTCGACCGCTCTTTGCGCTTCCTGTTCCCCTCCATCTGGAACCATGCCGACCAATTCCTGTGTGGCTGGATTAAAGACATCAATCTTTTCTTCTGTATCAATCCATTCTCCTGCTATATACATTTTGGCTGGGAATAAATTTGTCATATCATCCGCTCCATTCTTTTTTGTGTCATTTTCTATAGAGCTATTTTACTTCCTAGGTGTTCATTTGTGGTATTATCCCTCATTATCCCTTAAACTGGAAGTGATGACAATTTTTAAAGTTATATAAAAGGGGGGCATTGAATTGAATAATCCAAAGAAGAAGAAAAAGAGAAAGCCTTCTCTTGCCATTCGAACAAATATTCTTCTCTTCGCGGTCTTTCTTCTATTCACAGCTTTGATTCTGCGCTTAGGAATTCTGCAAATCGTTCATGGGGACACATACAAAAAGGAAGTGGAGAAAACAGAAGACATTACCGTTAATAAACCAGTCCCCCGCGGACTTATTTATGACCGTAATTATAATTTAATCGTCGATAATGAAGGGGTTAATGCCATCACCTATACACGAAGCAAGACGGTTAAAACAACAGAAATGGTCGAGGTTGCTGAAAAGCTCTCAGAGTATATTTCTGTCAGTGATGAGGATATGGAAGAGATCAAGGAAAGGGATATGAAAGACTTTTGGATTATTCTTCACCCGGAGGAAGCCAAGGCAAAGATCACAAAAGCGGAATATCAGAAAGAAAGTGACGGCAAGCTGCAGAGCAGCGACTTATATAAATTGCAGCTTGAGCGAATAACCAAAAAAGAGCTCGCCTCCTTGTCCAAACAAGACTTAAAGACACTCGCCATCTTCCGCAAGTTCAATAGCGGCACATACTTAACCCCTGAGATGGTCAAAAACGAAGGGGTGACGGATAAAGAAATGGCTCTTGTCAGCGAGAATCTGGACGAATTGCCGGGAGTTGACACCTATGTCGACTGGAATCGGAAATATCCTTATGACTCCACGCTCAAATCTATCCTGGGACGGACTTCTTCAGCGGATACTGGTCTCCCAAAGGAAAAGGTAGATTACTATACTTCAAGAGGCTATAGTCTGAATGAACGAATAGGCTTATCCAATCTAGAACTCTATTATGAGGATATCCTGCACGGGCAAAAGGGGAAATTTAAAACGACGCTTGATAAAGACGGGAATGTTATCGGCACTGAGAGCTTGACTGAGGGCCAGCGCGGCAAGGACCTTGCCCTAACCATTGACATCGAATTCCAGAAGAAAGTAGAAACGATCATCGAGAATGAGCTGAAAGCTAATAAAGGGTCTGGGAATACAAAATACTTGGACCGAGCTTTCGTTGTCGCGATGGACCCGAAAACAGGAGAGATTCTTTCCTTGGCTGGAAAGCGCTATTACTATGATGAAGAAAAGCGCAACTACGTG harbors:
- a CDS encoding peptidoglycan D,D-transpeptidase FtsI family protein; this encodes MNNPKKKKKRKPSLAIRTNILLFAVFLLFTALILRLGILQIVHGDTYKKEVEKTEDITVNKPVPRGLIYDRNYNLIVDNEGVNAITYTRSKTVKTTEMVEVAEKLSEYISVSDEDMEEIKERDMKDFWIILHPEEAKAKITKAEYQKESDGKLQSSDLYKLQLERITKKELASLSKQDLKTLAIFRKFNSGTYLTPEMVKNEGVTDKEMALVSENLDELPGVDTYVDWNRKYPYDSTLKSILGRTSSADTGLPKEKVDYYTSRGYSLNERIGLSNLELYYEDILHGQKGKFKTTLDKDGNVIGTESLTEGQRGKDLALTIDIEFQKKVETIIENELKANKGSGNTKYLDRAFVVAMDPKTGEILSLAGKRYYYDEEKRNYVMSDFAQGTYTTAYAMGSSVKGATILTGYQEGVISPGTVQLDAPVQIKGTPIKKSYTIMGYLNDLTALKRSSNVYMFKTALAIGGAQYTRAGQTMNVTDESFDIMRNRYSEFGLGKRTGIDLPGEQIGYKGSERIAGKLMDFSIGQYDTYTPLQLAQYVSTIANDGHRMEPHIVKKMHEPVLKKGEIGPVFKDVEPKILNKLSMKDSWIDRVQEGFRQVTQDTGGTAASFFDDRPYNPAGKTGTAQAFYDGPNWVPGTVQPDTWNLTFVSYAPYDDPEIAISVVVPWAYQSVGNQLNLKIAQKVYDAYFNYKPGQ